The Pseudomonas sp. MPC6 nucleotide sequence GCTGGGTTCCATAGGCATCGGTGCGAGCAGCGTCGAACAGGCGCGGGCCATGCTGCGAGAGACGGCGGCGCTGACGGACAAGCCCTTCAACGTCAATCTGTTTTGCCACCAGCCTGCGGTGCATGACGCTGTTCGGGCCTCTCAATGGCTGAACGACCTGACTCCTTTTTTTGCCGAGTTCGGCGCCGTTGCGCCTGCCTCGCTGCGTGAGATCTATACCTCATTCGTCGAAGACCCCGACATGCTGCAGATGCTGTTGGAAGAAAAACCGGCGGTGGTCAGCTTCCATTTTGGCTTGCCCCCGCAACCGGCGATCGATGCCCTCAAGGCTGCTGGCATCCGCTTGTTGTGTTCGGTGACCAACCTGGCCGAAGCGCGGTTGGCCGAGCACGCCGGGGTGCATGCCCTGGTGGCTCAAGGTTACGAAGCCGGCGGGCATCGCGGGGTCTTCGAGCCCGGGCAGGACACTGAAATGGGGACTTTCGCGCTGGTGCGTGTGTTGAGCGCTGAATGCCGCCTGCCGGTGATTGCGGCGGGGGGCATCATGGACGGCGCAGGCATCAAGGCCGTCCTGCAACTGGGGGCCAGTGCCGCACAGTTGGGTACAGCGTTTATCCTCTGCCCGGAATCTTCCGCCAACGGCGCTTATCGTGAGGCCCTCAAAGGTCCGCGAGCACAGCAGACCCAGGTCACCAGCGTAATTTCCGGCCGTCCCGCCCGGGGCATGGTCAATCGCAACTTCACGTGCCTGGAGGCGACTGGCACGCTGCCGGATTATCCGTTCACTTATGACGCCAACAAGGCGCTCAACGTGGCAGCCGGCGTCCGCGGCAACACCGACTTTGCCGTGCAGTGGGCCGGGCAGGGGGCACCACTGGCCCGTGAAATGCCGGCTGCGGCATTGGTCAAACTGCTGGCCGCGGAAATGACAGTTGACTCGATATAAGGGCTTTTCAGCTGCGGACTGCATGTACCGGCGGTCGGGTTGGCGGAATCTTCTGTGACAGCCGTACTCGACCGTTCGATCAGCAATGGCTTTTCAATGGCGGTGATTTCCGCCCGGGGCACTCGCAATGATATCGGTCGAAGACTTCAGGACCCAATCCCACGCACTACTGATCGAACTGGACGCCGCCACGATGGGCATGATGGTGCTGGTTTCCTCCAGATGCGTTTCAGGGCCGGCGTGGGACGATGCGACCAAGAGACATCACGATGCCTATGAGGTCTGGAATGCCTTTCTCAATGTGCCAGATTCAGCCCTGAACCCGGCTGCTCACTGACATCCATCACCCCCAGACCAAGGACGATTTCCGGGCGACCTCGCGCTTCAGCGCAACGATCGGAACGCCGTGCGCAGTTCCTCGGTAAACAACTGCGGCTGTTCCCATGCCGCGAAGTGGCCACCCTTTTTCGCCTGGTTAAAGTAGATCAGGTGGCCATAGGCGCGCCTGGCCCAGCTTTCCGGCGGGTAATAGACGTCATCCGGAAACACCGTGACGGCCACCGGCAGCGTGATCTCGCTGGTCTTCTGCGCGCTTGAAGACAGCGGGCTGCGACCCATGTTCTCCCAGTAGAGCCGCGCTGCCGAAGCGCCGCTGTTCGTCAGCCAGTACAACGTCATGTCATCCAGCACCTGATCCCTGGTCGGCGACTGCCGAGGGTCGGCGCCGTACGTCCATTTGGCAAAACCTGGATGCACCAGCATCAGCGCCGCGAGAAAGGCCGGCGAGTCCGTCGCGCCGTAGCCCATCATCTGCGGCCGCGCCGCCATCATCGTGCTGTAGGCCAGGTTGCCCTGTTTGACGAGAGTGGCGACGGCGTCGTAAGTCGCGCGCTCTTCCTCGGAGAATCCCGCCGGTGCCGGCCCGCCGACAGCCAGAGCCGCGCCCGCTTCCGGTGGAATCGTCGCCGGCAGATTGAGATGAATGCCGCGCAAACCCGCCGGTGCCTGGCGCGCCATCGCGCTGGTGATCGGGCCACCCCAGTCGCCACCCTGGGCCACGTAGTGGGTGTATCCCAGGCGCTGCATCAGCTGCGCCCAGATCCGCGCGATGTGGTCCGGGTCCCAACCGGTGCCACCCGGCTTGCCAGAGAAGCCGTAGCCCGGAATGGACGGAATCACCAGATCGAATGCATCGGCAGCATTGCCCCCATGTGTGGCTGGATCGGCCAGTGGGCCGACAACCTCGACGAACTCGAACACCGAGCCTGGCCAACCGTGGGTCATGATCATTGGCAGCGCGTTCGGACTGGGCGAGCGCACCCAGATGAAATGGATATCGACCCCGTCGAGGGTGGTCATGTACTGCGGCAACGCATTGAGCTGCGCCTCCGCCTTGCGCCAGTCGTAATCCGTGCCCCAGTAGCGAACCAGCGCCTGCAACTGCGCCAGCTGCGCCCCCTGTGAGCGATCGGCAACCGTCTCCTTGTCCGGCCAGCGGGTCGCCAGGAGGCGGGCGCGCAGATCGGTGAGGTCCTTGTCCGCAATGGCGACGTGGAAAGGGCGGATGGCGTTGGCGTCCTCGGTGGGCGCGGCACTGGCGAGGGGCGAAATGGACAGCGAAAGAACAGCCAGAACGACCGCGAACAGGTGCTTCATCTTCACTTCCTCGGTTGAGGGGCGGATGGGTGATGCCGTGCTCATTTTAATGTAGACCAAGCGCCCCAAAACTCGGAAGCATCCTACGCCCTTATCGGAAACGGCCTATTTCAACTCCAGACGCCATCGTGAAAGCTTGCGGGCGCTTGAACGAGAGTGGGCATAACGCCTCCTTGTCAGCCCCACACAGACCAGGAAGGCCTGAACATGTCCAGCCAACTGCCCATCTTCTTCGACCACAGCCGCCACAAGCTGCACGTCCTCAACGCCGACTTGACCCTCGACGTCCTGGCCTTCCACGGCGAAGAACAGCTGAGCCAGCCGTTCCACTACGTCGTCGAATTCACCTGCACCAAACAGGACCTCGCCGCCGACCAGCTGCTCAACCGCGAGGCCCAGTTCAGCCTGCACCCCGTGCCGAAAAAGCTCACCTTCCTGACCAAGGACCTCAAGGTCAAACCGCTGCGCACCTTCAACGGCGTGATCACCGCCTTCAAACGCCTGTCCGGCTCCGTCGACGAAGCCCGCTATGAAATCACCCTTGAGCCGCGCCTGGCATTGCTCGCCCGCGGCCAGCAGTTCCGCCTCTATCAACACCAGTCGGTGCCGGAAATCGTCGAACAGATCCTGCGCAGCCGCCACGATTTCCGCGGCCAGGACTTTTTCTTCAAGCTCACGCGCACCTACCCCAAGCGCCTGCAAGTCATGCAATACGGCGAAAGCGACCCGGCCTTCATCGCCCGCCTGCTGGCCGAAGTCGGCATCTGGTACCGCTTCACCAGCGACGAGCGCCTGAAGATCGACGCCGTCGAATTCCATGACGACCAGCTGCATTACCAATCCGGCATCGAGCTGCCTTACCACTCACCCGCCGGCCTGAGCAGCAGCGAGCAGGACGGCGTCTGGTCCTTGCAAACCCACCACCAGGTGGTGGAACGCCAGGTCAATATCCGCACCTACCAGCACCGCGACGCCCGAGCTCACCTGGACGGCGAGATCGACCACACCCGCGGTGCGACCACCACCTACGGCGAGGCCTACCACTACGCCGAACCCTACAGCGCCCTCGGCGACCGCTACCAATTCTACGAAGACCTGCCGCCGGAAACCGGCTACTTCTACGCCCGTCTGCAACACGAACGCTACCTCAACGACCAGACCCGCCTCAGCGGCACCAGCAGCAGCGCGACCCTGGCTCCCGGTCAGGTGCTGAAAATCACCGGCGGCGCGCCCCAGGCCTTCGCCCGCGGCACGGTGATCACCCACCTCAGCACCCGCGCCGCCCGCGATGCCAGCTTCGAAGCCCAATTCGAGGCCATCCCCTATTCGGAAAGCGTGTGCTTCCGCCCGCCACTGCTGGCCAAACCGCAAATCGCCGGCACCGTCCCGGCGCGGGTCAGCAACCCGCAAAAACACGATCCCTACGCCGAAATCGACGTCGAAGGGCGCTACCGCGTGCAGTTCCTGTTCGACCGCGACACCTGGAACCCCGGCCAGGAAAGCATGTGGCTGCGCCTGGCCCGACCGTATGCCGGCGACACCCACGGCCTGCACCTGCCGCTGATCGCCGGCACCGAAGTGGCGGTGGCCTTCGAACAGGGCGACCCGGATCGGCCGTACATCGCCCATGCCCTGCACGACAGCGAACATCCGGACCACGTGACCCTGCGTGCGCGCAATTACAAACGCAACGTGCTGCGCACGCCGGCCAATAACAAGCTGCGGATGGAGGACACGCGGGGCGAGGAACACGTCAAGCTCAGTACCGAGCACAGTGGCAAGAGCCAGCTGAATCTGGGGCATTTGGTCGATGCCGAGCAGAAAAAACGTGGTGCAGGGTTTGAGCTGCGTACCGATGGCTGGGGGGCGATTCGGGCGGGGAAGGGGTTGTTCATCAGTACCGATGAACAAGCCAAGGCCCACGGCCAGCAACTCGACATGACCGCGGCTATTGAACAACTGGAAAGCGCGCTGTCGTTGGCCCGTTCCCTGGCCAATGCCGCCTACAGCGGGCAAGCGACTCCTGGCGATATCGACAGCCAGACCCGCCTGAACCAGGCTCTCAAGGGGTTGGCGCAACCGGGGCTATTGCTGCAGGCCCCGGCGGGCATCGGCCTGGTGAGTCCCGAAGCCCTGTGCCTGTCCTCCGGCAGCGCCAGCGTGGGCATCATGGCTGCGCACAACACCGACATCAGCGCCGGGCACGACGTCACCGCAGCGGCGGAAAGCGGCATCAGCCTGTTCGCAAAGCGCGCCGACCTGAAACTCAAGGCGGCCAAAGGCAAGGTCGAGCTGCACGCCCAGGGTAGCGATCTGCACGCCCTGGCCAAGACCGACATCAAGATCGAAAGCGTGGAAGGGCGCGTGGAGATCAGCGCGCCGGACGAATTGCTGTTCCGCTGCGGCGGAGCCTACATCCGCCTGAAAGGTGGCGAGATCGAGCTGGGCGCGCCCGGCAACATCTACCTCAAGGCGGCCCATGTGCAAAAGCTCGGTGGCGCCAGCCTGGACACCCCGGCCACACCGCTACCGGCGGGTTATGCCGCCGGTTACACCGTGAAAGACGACGCCCAGGCGCCGGTGTCGTTCAACCGCTACCGGATCACTACCCAGCAAGGCGAAGTGTTCAACGGGGTGACCGACAAGGATGGCCAGACCATGAGTGTGCATACGCTGGTGCCGGGGGATCTGAAAATCGAGTTTCCGGATTCAGAGCAATGGATCAGTTTTTCCGCTCCACAGGACCTGAATTATCAAGGCATCAAGTGCACCGCCACCATGGATGATGGATCGGTCCTGCAAGGTGAGTTCGACAGTGAAAACAGGGCGAATTTTTATTCTTTCGCAGGGAAGTCGTGCGTGAAATTCGAGGTGGAGAACCTGGATAACCTGGATAGCCAGCAAAGTGTACTCAGTGGTGCACAGAAATTGTTAAAGGAGCTTGCGGAGTAAATATTATGGACTCTTTTTATCGGTATTACCTGGCTCAAGAAATTCATCCTGTAGATGATGAGGTTTTGAAGACCGCCCTTGAAAGCTTTGAGGGCGCAGCACTTAAGTTTTCTGCGGATTTTATAAGCGATGCGAAACAGCGAGAAAACTATAATCGTAATGTGAAGAGGGTCAAGGCAGAGGTCTTGAATCAAGTGAAGTCGGGTAGTATTTCTGTGAGAGAAGCAGCCAAGTTCTGTTACGAAATGCGAAACAAGATTATGGATGAAGTCAGGTTAAAGACCTCTGTGCATGGGCGAGCTGTTGCGCAAAAAAGAAAAATGGTTTCTCCTGATCTGGAAAAATTAATAGAGGAGAAGGCACTTCGGAAATTTGGCAAAAAATTTTCCGATCTGAGCGGTCAGCAAAGAAATGCGATTCATTATGAGATTATAGAGTCTTCAGCGAGGCCGGATGCTAACTACAATGTGCTCAATAAGACATTAAAAATAATGGGTAAGGTGCTTATAGTTGTCACTATAACTTATGCCGCATACGACATCATTAGTGCCGAAAACAAATCAAGAGCGGCGATCAAGCAGGGAGTCACAGTAGGAGGCGGTTTTGTAGGGACCGTGGTAGCTAGTGCTGCTGTGTCAACAGTCTGTGGACCGGGAGCGCCAGTGTGCACGATCGCGCTTTTACTCGCTGGAGGATTCACTGGTGGGTGGGCTGCGACGGAACTTATCGAGTCGATGGATGATGAAACTGAAGAGTTTTCTAAATGGCAGGTCCAATAGGGCGGTGAGGGAGTGTCTTACGTTTAGTATGGGGTGATGAAATATAATTTAGGCTGCGATACGATGATTTGCAAGAAGATGTGTCAAAGGGAGGGAGGATGAATTTCGAATCGGTTAAGCTTTGTTTGGTGGTTGCGCCGCTATTGATCAGCATTGTTGGTGTAGGTGTAAATTGTTACATCGCTCATCGTGATCTTGATGTGGTGCTCAGTGTTTTTAAAAAAAGTTACGCTGTAACATACTATGGAAGGATGCCGCCGGGAAAATGGTCGTTTGCCACACGGCTTTTTTTAGCTTCAAATTTATCGGGGACCATTGCTTGGTCGAGTAGGTATATTCGACGTGGGATGCTTGATCCTGAGGAACTTGCTCGGTTGCCAGTATCGATAAAGACGCGGATGATATGGTCTTCCGTGCTTACCACTGGTGGGTTTGTAGGGCTGTGCGCAGTATTTGTTGTGCTCGTGATTTTGAAGTAACGGGCGAGTCAATAATAAAGGCACTCGTTCATAACTACTAAATTTTTAAAGTGTTGGCAGAGCTTTGGCTTTGCTGTTGTCAGGCCTCGCCCATTTCGGTTATGACTTCACTGAAACGCGACTGCCGCCTGCACGGCCCCAGTGTTTCATTAGGTACCTGCTGGAGCAGCTTGAAAATGCCTGAGGCCGGCCCCCTTGGAGAAAGGGGGCCAGTGCAACACATCACTCACGCACGTTCTGGTACAGCATCAACCGCGAAGTCTCATGCATCCCGCGAGTCAACTCCACCAAACGCTTGAACTCATCAGGGTTTTTCTCGGCCACATTATCCAGCGGCGTCTTTGAAGCCAGGTCGTGCAGCGTCGGCGAGCTGCCGTCGTGTTCCATCTGCACCATATAGTGCTGGGTGACGCCGGCAATCAACGGGAAGGTGCCTTCGCGCAATACCAGCGGCACCACACGCTCTCCCTCGGGTGCAGGTTGCTGGATGTCGCGGCCCATGCCGCTGTTGCGGAATTCGAGGCCGGCCATGCCGGCGACGGTGGGCAGCAAGTCCACCAGGCCCACGGCTTCCTTGACGTTACGCGTGCCGAGCAGGCCCGGTGCGTGGATGATCATCGGCACCGCGTTGCTTTCCAGGCCCAGTTGCTCGTAGGCCGGGGCCAGGAACGGGATCTGGGCGATGCGGGTGTTGTGGTCGCCAAACAGCACGAAAATGGTGTTGTCGTACCAGCCGCCGGCCTTGGCGATTTCCATCAGGCGACCGATGTTGAAGTCCAGCAGGCGCACGGCGTTGTACTGTTCGACACTGCGCGATCCTGCAGCCTGGACTTCGGCCAGGGTAGGGTGCTTGACCTCGAAGC carries:
- a CDS encoding epoxide hydrolase → MKHLFAVVLAVLSLSISPLASAAPTEDANAIRPFHVAIADKDLTDLRARLLATRWPDKETVADRSQGAQLAQLQALVRYWGTDYDWRKAEAQLNALPQYMTTLDGVDIHFIWVRSPSPNALPMIMTHGWPGSVFEFVEVVGPLADPATHGGNAADAFDLVIPSIPGYGFSGKPGGTGWDPDHIARIWAQLMQRLGYTHYVAQGGDWGGPITSAMARQAPAGLRGIHLNLPATIPPEAGAALAVGGPAPAGFSEEERATYDAVATLVKQGNLAYSTMMAARPQMMGYGATDSPAFLAALMLVHPGFAKWTYGADPRQSPTRDQVLDDMTLYWLTNSGASAARLYWENMGRSPLSSSAQKTSEITLPVAVTVFPDDVYYPPESWARRAYGHLIYFNQAKKGGHFAAWEQPQLFTEELRTAFRSLR
- a CDS encoding nitronate monooxygenase codes for the protein MSNPLLSLLNIELAIIQSPMVGVSTPRLAAAVSNAGALGSIGIGASSVEQARAMLRETAALTDKPFNVNLFCHQPAVHDAVRASQWLNDLTPFFAEFGAVAPASLREIYTSFVEDPDMLQMLLEEKPAVVSFHFGLPPQPAIDALKAAGIRLLCSVTNLAEARLAEHAGVHALVAQGYEAGGHRGVFEPGQDTEMGTFALVRVLSAECRLPVIAAGGIMDGAGIKAVLQLGASAAQLGTAFILCPESSANGAYREALKGPRAQQTQVTSVISGRPARGMVNRNFTCLEATGTLPDYPFTYDANKALNVAAGVRGNTDFAVQWAGQGAPLAREMPAAALVKLLAAEMTVDSI
- the vgrG gene encoding type VI secretion system tip protein VgrG yields the protein MSSQLPIFFDHSRHKLHVLNADLTLDVLAFHGEEQLSQPFHYVVEFTCTKQDLAADQLLNREAQFSLHPVPKKLTFLTKDLKVKPLRTFNGVITAFKRLSGSVDEARYEITLEPRLALLARGQQFRLYQHQSVPEIVEQILRSRHDFRGQDFFFKLTRTYPKRLQVMQYGESDPAFIARLLAEVGIWYRFTSDERLKIDAVEFHDDQLHYQSGIELPYHSPAGLSSSEQDGVWSLQTHHQVVERQVNIRTYQHRDARAHLDGEIDHTRGATTTYGEAYHYAEPYSALGDRYQFYEDLPPETGYFYARLQHERYLNDQTRLSGTSSSATLAPGQVLKITGGAPQAFARGTVITHLSTRAARDASFEAQFEAIPYSESVCFRPPLLAKPQIAGTVPARVSNPQKHDPYAEIDVEGRYRVQFLFDRDTWNPGQESMWLRLARPYAGDTHGLHLPLIAGTEVAVAFEQGDPDRPYIAHALHDSEHPDHVTLRARNYKRNVLRTPANNKLRMEDTRGEEHVKLSTEHSGKSQLNLGHLVDAEQKKRGAGFELRTDGWGAIRAGKGLFISTDEQAKAHGQQLDMTAAIEQLESALSLARSLANAAYSGQATPGDIDSQTRLNQALKGLAQPGLLLQAPAGIGLVSPEALCLSSGSASVGIMAAHNTDISAGHDVTAAAESGISLFAKRADLKLKAAKGKVELHAQGSDLHALAKTDIKIESVEGRVEISAPDELLFRCGGAYIRLKGGEIELGAPGNIYLKAAHVQKLGGASLDTPATPLPAGYAAGYTVKDDAQAPVSFNRYRITTQQGEVFNGVTDKDGQTMSVHTLVPGDLKIEFPDSEQWISFSAPQDLNYQGIKCTATMDDGSVLQGEFDSENRANFYSFAGKSCVKFEVENLDNLDSQQSVLSGAQKLLKELAE